CCAGGGGGCAGGCCCTCTATCAGTTCCTGGGCGTGTCCCAGGTCAGGCAGCCCCTCTACTGGGGGGTAGTCCTGGACAGGGTGGTGGACCCCACCCAAATCATGGTCCATCATGGGCTCCATACCCATTGAGTCCCCTCCGTAACCCCCCGAATGGAAGGAACGGTAGCTTGGGTCTGGGGGAGGAAGTAGTAAATGGAGGAGAGGCAGGGGAAGCAGAGCAGTTGTTAGAAGCATGTTATCAAACCAAGCTTTTCACACAGTAGTATGATCATTCAAACAACACTACACACTGATGGTTTTGTCTGCTGGAGGATGGACAGAGGGCTCAGCTCAAACTACAGCTGTGACGGACTTTGAACTGAAGCTAAACTTGTGGCTTATTTTCCTTTGGTTCCACCAACAGAAATCCATCTGCTGTGGACAGTGTGATCTCCAACACATCTACCACCTTCAAGCTTTTGTTTTCATTGGGCTGGCCCAGAGCCAATTAAAGCAGTTAGTGCAGGAGAAATGGAGAGCtgagcaaattaaaacaaacagcCAACCCTCGCCCCTTTGCCTACTGATCAGTACACCAGTCCAAGGTCCTGGGGCATTGCATTTCTTAGATCCACCGGACAGACAGCAGGAATCAAATCAATCTCCATCCTTAACTTGAAAGCATTATTGCCATTCACCACTGTGTCAAGTTGCCTGTGTATCATGACCTTAAACAGTAATAAGGATGGTTTAAGCTCAGTCATGGGACTGTCACAATATTGGGTTTTTGAGAGCCAGCTTAGGGCCATGGGTTTAGAGGAACTACTAACAGAATCACCCAGGCCAGAGAAAGGGATGACTGTATGCCCAGTTAGTAAAAGCCactcaaatgttttttgatgCAGACTGCTCTGGTTATTTGACATCCCTGTGGCCTCCTGTGTTCCTCCCAGCCTGCCAGAGGTGAAGTGGCGACTTACCTTCCTGTCTGTAGCCCAGAGGCTCTCCCTGAGCTCCAATGTCCAAACCCAGGTCTCCAGTCTGCAGAGCAATACACAGACAAGGATGAGCTGGGTGGCAGCAGTGTCAATAAGACCACAGCGAGTTATTACGCCAGTTATGCATCTGTCTGTTGTGTACAAATATACTGCTGGGCAATTTGAAAACCGCTGATTTTGAGTGCCTCATACCTCGTTCCAGGCCATCGGTTCTGTCCTGAAGAGCGAGCTGGTGAGTTCTACAGAGAGGCGTTTCTTGTAGTCTTGGGGTTTGTCCTCTGACATACGGAACAAAACTGCTGCAGCGTATGTGGCTGAGAGAAGATAGAGGGTTCACAGTCAAAATGCAACTTAGTccaaaaaaagcaatgcaacagCTATCACAGAAGACACAATTAAGAGGCCAGGTATTGACATGAATACAGTAACATAAATGTTGCTTCACTCGTCTACATCAATAAAGTCCATGGAAGACTACAAATTCCCAGACTGCATCTGAACATTGCATAGCTAAGGAGATGCCCTTGTAAATGAGTTTTTGTCAACATACCGACTCCTTCGTTGCGGCTATGCAACAGCTCTGTGAGTGGAGCGGTTGCTCCCTCAGCCTCGATGGCCTCTGCAGCCTCCTTATCCTGGGCCAGCTCACACAGGACGCCTGCTGCTACACGCTGGATGTTCTCAATGGGAGAATACAACAGCTGCACACACAAATGTAGAGAAATAAATCTCAGCTTTCACAGTATTCACATTTGATCTGAAAGGACGTAACAAGCAGATATTCATCGAGTGTAATGACACACACCAGGTGGTTAAATACATGCACTACATGCACTTGTGAGTAGGTAGGTTTATAAAAACTAATGTGACAAAATGACTGACATTTTTCATCTCTATGGTCCCTAATCAATCTAAAATGATGCCTAAAACTATTTACAGTTCAGGCCAAAATAATTAGCCCCCTTGTGAAATTATACAAAAATATTTCTCCACAGAAATGACCATTAACATAAAGTGTTTATAGTATGTGTTTTTAACTTAAGACAAAATGTCCACTAAGTTTGATTAGGATATTTTATTGATGCACTGAGTTTGAACAAGAAATAGCAAAAATGAGAAATCCAAAATGATTAGCCCCCAGGCCATTAATAGTCAAACTGACAACCTCGTAGAGTAGTTTTTAACTAGGTTGGCACAGGTCTCCTGTAGGATTTTCCATTGAAAATTGTTCCAGCTGATCCAAATTGCGTGGTTTTCGAGCATGGACAGTCACTTTGAGCACCCACCACAGATTCTCATTCGTATTGAGGCCTGGGCTCTCCAAGGTCCCTTTAGGACCTTGGTTTTGGTATCTTTCAGGAGCTGTTGACCAATTTCGATGTATGCTttggtcattgtcttgttggaagaccCAGCAACGACCTAAGGATAGACTACAAGCCTGTTTCTGCATATTTTCCCTCAATttcaacatcatttttttttttccatgatgCCATGCACCAGGGCTCCCTGTGCCTGAggctgcaaaacagccccacAGCATGGTGTTCCCACCACATTTAACTGTGGGAACTGTGTTCTTAGGGTTGAAGGCCTCTCCCTTTCTTCGCCAAACATAAGCAACATCCATGTGCCCAAACAGTTCAAGTTTagtctcatcagaccaaagcgcAGACTTCCAAAACTCATCTTTACCTTTCAAATGTTCAAGGGCAAACCTGAGTCTGGCTGTGATGTGCCGCTCTTTCAGTAAAGGGGTTCTTCTGGGACGATGGCCCTGAAGCCTACCATGATGAAGAGTCCTCACAACTGTGTTCCTTGAAACATTAACTCCAGAAGAGGCCGGGTCAGCAACAATCATCTTGGCAGAAGTCCAGGGCTTCTTGCTGACATCTAACTATTTTCCTCTCCAGAGTTCTTGAATTCTGGCGCTTACGATCACGCCGAGGTTTGTTTCTTACAGAATTTGTCTCCCATTAGTTGGCGATGAGGCAACATGGCAGGGAAATGGCAGTATAGCCTTCACCCTTATCATGACCCTCCACTATCTTCTTTCTGAGCTCAGGACAGATTTCCTTTGTCTTTGGCATGGTGAGTAAAAGCAGTCTTTTCAGTAGCCTTTAAATGTGTTCAGGTGCCCTGTTCCTTGGAGTCCTTTTATGCTGATCGAACGCTCAGCTGTTGTTAGAAAGCTAACTGATTGCACAAGTGTTTGAAATATGATTGGTTAATTAGGTGTGTTTTGAAAGCAAAAATTCACATGAGGGCTAATTTTTGACCATCCCATTTTTCACTAGATTTGAGGCAAtccaaaaacattttctatttcacaATGTGCCACAAGCTACTAAATAGCATTGGTGAATGTTTGATTATATCAACTTTTATTAATGCTGCAATCTTAGGAAAGAATTttaggaaaaataataataattgctgGGGGGCCAATAATTTTGGCCTCAACTGGAATCACACTAGTTTAGTTAGATTGCAACAGGATGACACAAACGCAAGAACAGAGCCTACAACTAACTTACCTGTACAAAGAGTGGAATGGTGTTGAGTCCTCTGATGACTATTCTGTTGTGGACATCTCTGGCAAGGATGTGAAGTGCTCCTGTGCAGCCCTCCACAATCTCCTCCATACGAACTCCCTCCTGATGAACAAACACTTATAGTCAGGTTATAATTGCAGGGACCCCATTGAGGGGAGCAGGCAGTAGTGGTAAATCACAAAAGTACCAAATCTGGCATCAGTAAATTTTATAGGCATTGTGTGGGAGATGTTGAGTTCTGCTAGGTGAAAAGATGGATGGCACCACTGAGCTGCATGTCCCATAAATTATGCCATactattgtgtttgtgtgtgtgcgtgctctcACCACAAACTGCTGCTGCGTGCCTCCCATGCTGGtgcgtctctgtgtgtcttggTGTGCTCTGACCAGCAGCTGAACCAGTCTGGGGATGGCTCCCTGCTCCCTCAGAGGAGCGTGGTTTGCAGGGCACAGAGCCAGGTTACGGATCAGACCAACTGTAGCCTATTAGACAAGGATATTTGCATGTCAATTAAGCCGGTTTTAAGTATCCATTAGTCCCATCTGATAAAGAAGCCACAAGTTGTTTTTAGGTATACATTAGTATTCACAAGTTTAGAATGCATTGTTCCTAGACATTATTATACCTTCCTCCTATAAGACCCTTAATTGATTGAGTTTGTAATTTGGGACTTGTTTTGACTCATATTTATAAGAACAAAACTGTACAAATGCTTGTTTTTTGTGTCCTCACTTCAAAACACTTAAAGATACTGCAGCTTCTATGCTGGACTAGGCCTAAAACCAGATGATTTGCAGATGTGCTATAGGTTTAAGCAACTTCCAGTAGTAACACGTTTCACTCATCAAAACATTTAGTCTTAAGAGACCCGACGCTGTCTACATGGATTAACAGCAAACTCAATTTTCCACAGGAGTATTACTGTGATACTGGTTTTGCCCATTATTTTAGAGTCGAGGACTTGTCCAGGGTAAACTGATTTAATTGTAAACATCACAGTATAAAGCACTTATGTGGATGACTGCTGCTGTCAAGTCCATGTGTGCGTACCTTAATGAGTGGCCAGTGTGATGGCGGATGCAGTAATTTGACGACCACAGGCAGGCCGTAGTGCAGTCTGACAGCATTCTGTGCCATCTCTGCATCCTGGTGCCGAGATGTGAGGTGACGCAGGGCACAAATAGCCGGTTCTGTGATGTCTTCTCTGTCTCCGGCCCGAAGCACTGTGCGAACTAATGCCTCAATACCTCCAACCTAAAGAGGAACAGATGGCATAACAGATTAATGGATACATCAGAGATTCACTTTTACTAGAAATTCACACAGGACACAAACTGGTCAACATATTTAGATGAGAGTATGTGAAACAGTAACTAAGTGTGTACTCACCTGGCAGACCATCATCTTGTTCTTGTAGTTGTTACAAGTCAGGTTAGACAGGATGCCAGCAGCACAGGTCACCACGTTAATGTCGTCACTGCCGAGCAGTTGGACCAGAGTTCCTAGGAGACCCTCCATTCCCTCCTAGAGAGAAAGACAATTGAGGTTAGCATGAAAGGACTAATGGGTACACTGTATCAAGGGCATGGAAAATGCTTGGTGCTATGATGAATTTCaacaccaaaatacattttaaaatgagtttaTCTTTCTTTTTAGAGGCAGATAGGCTCTGAGGTTTGTTAAGTTGATGTctcactgagaaaaaaaacaaaaaaacatttctttttaatgttgacacaGTACACAGGGCAGTTCTCATCACCTGTTTGGTGGCAGCATCTGATAAGTTCCTGAGTGTCCAGAGACAGTTCTGGACCAGTCTCTGGCTGGGGTCTGTCAGGTGGAGTCCTAGAGCTTGCATGCCTCCTGGAAAAGAAGGACAAAGATGGGGGggtacaaatctttttttaaattagctgaAAGAACCTCACCCATTTACAATATAATGATATTCAAACTCATATTACAATACAAACTTTAGGAGGACAAACATACCAGCTTCTACAATAGCAGGCTTGTTACTGGAGCAGACTGACAGAACTTTGAGAACACGGCTTGTGGTCCACAAGAGCTTCTCGTAAGTGTAAGTCCTCATGATGTTGACCAATGCCTGGGGTCCACCACTAGCCAAGATTATCAACTACAGAAGAGAAAGCGCAAAAAGGGTGTGTTACCAAGTGTAAACACAGTTTTGTCTACTGACCACATACACACCACTCCTACGAACCCCTCACCTTGCTTTCTTGGTTTCCATAGGCCAGTATCTGGAGACAGTCAGTGGTGATGGCCAAGAACTTGACATTTGTCTTGTTGAGCAGAGCCACCATTTTCTGTAGACCCCCAGCTAAACGGACAGCCATCTTAGCTCCTTCCTGGTGCAGAAGGAGGTTGTGGAGGGTGGTAATAGCATagaacaagacagagtccaCTGGTGAACTGCAGAACAAACAAAGGTTAATT
The Etheostoma spectabile isolate EspeVRDwgs_2016 chromosome 6, UIUC_Espe_1.0, whole genome shotgun sequence genome window above contains:
- the ctnnb1 gene encoding catenin beta-1 isoform X2 → MASQADLMELDMAMEPDRKAAVSHWQQQSYLDSGIHSGATTTAPSLSGKGNPEEDDVDNQVMYEWEQGFNQNFAQEQVQDIDGQYAMTRAQRVRAAMFPETLEEGMQIPSTQYDAANPTNVQRLAEPSQMLKHAVVNLINYQDDAELATRAIPELTKLLNDEDQVVVNKAAVMVHQLSKKEASRHAIMRSPQMVSAIVRTMQNTNDVETARCTAGTLHNLSHHREGLLAIFKSGGIPALVKMLGSPVDSVLFYAITTLHNLLLHQEGAKMAVRLAGGLQKMVALLNKTNVKFLAITTDCLQILAYGNQESKLIILASGGPQALVNIMRTYTYEKLLWTTSRVLKVLSVCSSNKPAIVEAGGMQALGLHLTDPSQRLVQNCLWTLRNLSDAATKQEGMEGLLGTLVQLLGSDDINVVTCAAGILSNLTCNNYKNKMMVCQVGGIEALVRTVLRAGDREDITEPAICALRHLTSRHQDAEMAQNAVRLHYGLPVVVKLLHPPSHWPLIKATVGLIRNLALCPANHAPLREQGAIPRLVQLLVRAHQDTQRRTSMGGTQQQFVEGVRMEEIVEGCTGALHILARDVHNRIVIRGLNTIPLFVQLLYSPIENIQRVAAGVLCELAQDKEAAEAIEAEGATAPLTELLHSRNEGVATYAAAVLFRMSEDKPQDYKKRLSVELTSSLFRTEPMAWNETGDLGLDIGAQGEPLGYRQEAVSYDLDEPAS
- the ctnnb1 gene encoding catenin beta-1 isoform X1; amino-acid sequence: MASQADLMELDMAMEPDRKAAVSHWQQQSYLDSGIHSGATTTAPSLSGKGNPEEDDVDNQVMYEWEQGFNQNFAQEQVQDIDGQYAMTRAQRVRAAMFPETLEEGMQIPSTQYDAANPTNVQRLAEPSQMLKHAVVNLINYQDDAELATRAIPELTKLLNDEDQVVVNKAAVMVHQLSKKEASRHAIMRSPQMVSAIVRTMQNTNDVETARCTAGTLHNLSHHREGLLAIFKSGGIPALVKMLGSPVDSVLFYAITTLHNLLLHQEGAKMAVRLAGGLQKMVALLNKTNVKFLAITTDCLQILAYGNQESKLIILASGGPQALVNIMRTYTYEKLLWTTSRVLKVLSVCSSNKPAIVEAGGMQALGLHLTDPSQRLVQNCLWTLRNLSDAATKQEGMEGLLGTLVQLLGSDDINVVTCAAGILSNLTCNNYKNKMMVCQVGGIEALVRTVLRAGDREDITEPAICALRHLTSRHQDAEMAQNAVRLHYGLPVVVKLLHPPSHWPLIKATVGLIRNLALCPANHAPLREQGAIPRLVQLLVRAHQDTQRRTSMGGTQQQFVEGVRMEEIVEGCTGALHILARDVHNRIVIRGLNTIPLFVQLLYSPIENIQRVAAGVLCELAQDKEAAEAIEAEGATAPLTELLHSRNEGVATYAAAVLFRMSEDKPQDYKKRLSVELTSSLFRTEPMAWNETGDLGLDIGAQGEPLGYRQEDPSYRSFHSGGYGGDSMGMEPMMDHDLGGVHHPVQDYPPVEGLPDLGHAQELIEGLPPGDSNQLAWFDTDL